A region of Chloracidobacterium sp. DNA encodes the following proteins:
- a CDS encoding PA2169 family four-helix-bundle protein, producing the protein MTNDDVISTLNGLIQICRDGQQGYKESAEGIERSDLKSLFYEFSQQRSEFAGVLQGLVRSLGGEPETEGSFAGAVHRGWIDIKAAITGGDENSVLNECERGEDSAKAAYSDALKLSLPANVDDIVRQQAQSIQAAHNRIKELRDAGKDKAASSGSF; encoded by the coding sequence GTGACCAATGACGATGTTATCTCAACGCTGAACGGCTTGATACAGATCTGCCGCGACGGACAGCAGGGCTACAAGGAATCTGCGGAGGGCATCGAACGCTCGGACCTTAAATCGCTGTTCTATGAATTCTCGCAGCAACGCTCTGAATTTGCCGGTGTGCTGCAAGGCCTTGTCCGGTCGCTCGGCGGCGAGCCTGAAACGGAAGGAAGCTTTGCCGGAGCGGTCCATCGCGGTTGGATCGACATCAAAGCGGCAATTACCGGAGGCGACGAAAACAGCGTACTCAACGAGTGCGAACGCGGTGAGGACAGCGCTAAGGCCGCTTACTCCGATGCATTAAAATTGAGTCTTCCGGCAAATGTTGACGACATCGTTCGTCAACAAGCACAGAGCATTCAAGCCGCCCACAACCGCATTAAAGAACTCCGTGATGCCGGAAAAGACAAAGCTGCATCGTCTGGAAGTTTCTAA
- a CDS encoding winged helix-turn-helix domain-containing protein translates to MSSVNDLEKTLKETTSPHIYKFGEFQIDIAEEKLSKNGETLNINRRMFQVLSLMIERAGEIVSKEEFFEKVWAGSFVEDNNLTVAITGLRKVLGDDARQAKYIENRPRKGYRFIGEVQSIEPAPKILKSEPTVLPPPTAKAGISSIFKKPQFLTGILATSLLILLIVLVFNYRGGSTSANLSASIGQVSSIAVLPFENQNPDIEYLSDGLTDSIINNLAELPHLRVISRNSAFQYKNKELDLAAIGRDLNVGSILTGRIEPRGDILVITAELHDVGTKRKVWSQQYDRKLSETLAFQQEISQKICEILRTKLTSEEWKRLTSHQTDSSEAYLLYLKGTYHWNKRTIKDFEKAADFFNQAVDKDPTYALAYVGLANCYSTGDFSFINSNQDRTRIVLATVQKALDINGTLGEAYATRALVKTYYEWDRPGAEAEYKLAIASSPNYATAHHWYAEFLSMDGRFDESIAEYNRALEIDPLSLAIQTDLGMSYYYAHDFDRAIEQFEMVKAINPDYQRTYSNLFLTYREKGMFEESIASLEQCHKLQRKNLQITDVKLSMLSAWMQRLRNNAKASGAKGYWRTLIDFQIEEENGNPSPFYAASYHSKLGENDKALYFLEKAFKIPESSSLVWLKVTPEFDSIRPDPRFVDLMQRVGLRE, encoded by the coding sequence ATGTCTTCCGTAAACGATTTAGAAAAGACGCTAAAGGAAACTACGTCTCCGCATATCTATAAATTTGGCGAGTTTCAAATCGATATTGCTGAGGAAAAACTGTCCAAAAATGGCGAAACACTAAATATTAATCGGCGGATGTTTCAGGTTTTGAGCTTGATGATCGAACGGGCCGGAGAAATAGTTAGCAAGGAGGAGTTTTTCGAAAAAGTTTGGGCTGGCAGTTTTGTTGAGGACAACAATTTGACGGTGGCGATAACCGGACTCCGCAAGGTTTTAGGCGATGACGCGAGGCAAGCAAAATATATTGAAAATCGACCCCGCAAAGGGTATCGGTTCATTGGCGAGGTCCAGAGCATCGAACCCGCGCCGAAAATTCTCAAATCTGAACCCACGGTCTTACCCCCGCCGACAGCAAAAGCGGGAATCTCATCAATTTTCAAAAAACCGCAATTTCTAACTGGGATTTTGGCGACCAGCTTACTGATTTTATTGATCGTCCTCGTATTTAATTATCGAGGCGGTTCGACTTCTGCGAATCTATCAGCAAGCATCGGTCAAGTTTCATCCATAGCTGTTTTGCCATTCGAAAATCAAAACCCTGATATCGAATATCTTTCGGACGGATTAACTGACAGCATTATTAACAATCTCGCGGAATTGCCGCATTTACGTGTGATCAGCCGTAACTCAGCCTTTCAGTACAAAAACAAAGAGCTGGACTTGGCTGCTATCGGGCGCGACCTCAATGTAGGTTCAATATTGACCGGCAGGATCGAGCCGCGCGGCGATATTCTGGTTATTACGGCTGAACTACACGATGTAGGGACAAAAAGAAAGGTTTGGAGTCAGCAATACGATCGCAAACTATCAGAAACTCTTGCATTTCAACAGGAGATCTCACAAAAAATCTGCGAAATACTGCGCACAAAACTGACAAGTGAAGAATGGAAGCGGCTGACAAGCCATCAAACCGATAGTTCGGAAGCCTATTTGCTTTATCTGAAGGGAACTTATCATTGGAATAAGCGAACAATTAAGGATTTTGAAAAAGCCGCCGATTTCTTTAATCAAGCGGTCGATAAAGACCCGACATACGCTCTTGCGTATGTCGGCTTAGCCAATTGTTATTCTACCGGAGACTTTAGTTTTATCAATTCCAATCAGGATAGAACTCGGATAGTGCTAGCAACAGTCCAAAAGGCCTTGGATATTAACGGGACTCTCGGCGAAGCATACGCGACAAGGGCTCTTGTGAAGACGTATTACGAATGGGATCGGCCAGGAGCAGAGGCAGAATACAAACTTGCGATTGCGTCAAGCCCAAATTACGCGACAGCCCATCATTGGTATGCCGAGTTTTTGTCAATGGACGGGCGATTTGACGAGAGTATCGCTGAATATAATCGCGCATTGGAGATCGACCCGCTCTCGCTTGCTATACAGACGGATTTAGGAATGTCCTATTACTATGCCCATGATTTCGACCGGGCCATTGAACAGTTTGAGATGGTGAAGGCGATAAATCCCGACTATCAGCGCACATATTCCAACCTTTTCCTGACTTATCGCGAAAAAGGAATGTTTGAAGAGTCTATTGCATCTCTGGAGCAATGCCACAAACTGCAGCGAAAAAATCTTCAGATCACAGATGTAAAATTGTCGATGTTGTCGGCATGGATGCAGCGGCTTAGGAACAATGCAAAAGCTTCGGGGGCGAAAGGATACTGGCGCACTTTGATTGACTTCCAAATCGAAGAAGAAAATGGAAATCCAAGCCCTTTTTACGCAGCTTCATATCATTCGAAGCTCGGCGAAAATGACAAAGCTTTGTATTTTCTCGAAAAGGCATTTAAAATACCCGAATCCTCCTCCTTGGTATGGCTGAAAGTAACTCCAGAATTTGACAGTATTCGCCCAGACCCTCGGTTTGTGGATCTAATGCAGAGAGTGGGATTGAGGGAATGA
- a CDS encoding alpha/beta hydrolase, translating to MFFSRSLNVVITSILITIAVVAVNANWGSGSGFNLFAATDVPTSESQDITGNDVPDGLSRSDWDGIRAAYEAGRPLDITAIGQEAYLKPASFATAQSGAQFGYSVAVSGDTAVVGALFENSCNTGVNSTPFQGCSGAGAAYVFTRNAGVWTQQAYLKPAAVGTTQISDLFGYSVAISGDTVVVGANGEDSGTTGVNSTANEGANGSGAAYVFTRSAGVWTQQAYLKPAVVGASQFGDQFGVSVGVSGDTIVVGAWQEDGSTTGVNSTPNDTGGTNFNSGAAYVFTRSAGAWTQQAYLKPAAVGTTQEVDYFGRSVAVSGDTVLVGANGEASDTTGVNSTPNESSALAGAAYVFTSSAGVWTQQAYLKPAAVGTTQTGDSFGYSVAVSGDTLVVGAVSEDSSTTGVNGTPNESSTDSGAAYVFTRNASVWTQQAYLKPAAVGTTQAGDGFGVAVAIEGDTVLVGASAEDSNTTGVNSTPNESSALAGAAYVFTSSAGIWTQQAYLKPAAVGATQSNDRFGGSVAVDGDTVIVGAYGEDSNTTGVNSTPNESSGAAGAAYVLSGLGPASPTPTDTPTSTPTNTPTHTATNTQTATSTATDTPTPTATETFTPTATATETFTPTATATETFTPTSTSTETTTPTATGTPSATASFTPTPGNCVTAPANLVGWWRGEGSGE from the coding sequence ATGTTTTTCTCACGGTCGCTGAATGTTGTTATCACTTCGATCCTGATCACTATCGCAGTAGTGGCTGTAAACGCCAATTGGGGCAGCGGATCTGGCTTTAACCTGTTCGCTGCGACCGATGTTCCAACGAGCGAGAGTCAAGATATAACGGGAAATGACGTGCCGGATGGGTTGTCGCGGTCAGATTGGGACGGCATTCGCGCGGCTTATGAGGCGGGCCGCCCCCTCGACATTACAGCCATTGGCCAGGAGGCATATCTAAAGCCCGCCTCGTTCGCCACTGCACAGTCGGGTGCTCAGTTCGGCTACTCGGTGGCCGTCTCGGGCGACACGGCGGTGGTCGGAGCCTTATTTGAGAACAGCTGCAACACGGGCGTGAACAGCACGCCATTCCAGGGTTGCAGTGGTGCGGGCGCCGCCTATGTCTTCACGCGCAACGCAGGCGTCTGGACGCAACAGGCCTATTTAAAGCCCGCCGCTGTGGGCACCACGCAGATAAGTGACCTTTTCGGCTACTCCGTGGCCATCTCGGGCGACACGGTAGTCGTCGGGGCGAACGGCGAGGACAGCGGCACGACGGGCGTGAACAGCACGGCAAACGAGGGCGCCAATGGTTCCGGCGCGGCCTATGTGTTTACCCGTTCAGCAGGCGTGTGGACGCAGCAAGCGTATCTTAAGCCCGCCGTCGTCGGTGCCTCGCAGTTCGGTGACCAATTCGGCGTCTCGGTAGGCGTCTCGGGCGACACGATTGTCGTGGGAGCCTGGCAGGAGGATGGCAGCACGACGGGCGTGAACAGCACGCCCAACGACACCGGCGGCACCAACTTCAACTCCGGTGCAGCATACGTCTTCACACGCAGTGCAGGCGCGTGGACGCAGCAGGCCTATCTCAAGCCCGCCGCCGTCGGCACCACCCAGGAAGTTGACTATTTCGGCCGGTCGGTGGCCGTCTCGGGCGATACGGTGCTCGTCGGAGCTAACGGGGAGGCCAGCGACACGACCGGCGTGAACAGCACGCCAAACGAGAGCTCCGCCCTGGCCGGTGCGGCCTACGTCTTCACGAGCAGCGCCGGCGTTTGGACGCAGCAGGCATATCTTAAACCCGCCGCCGTCGGCACCACGCAGACAGGTGACAGTTTCGGCTACTCGGTGGCCGTCTCGGGCGATACACTGGTTGTCGGAGCTGTCTCGGAGGACAGCAGCACGACGGGCGTGAACGGGACGCCAAACGAGAGCTCTACCGATTCCGGAGCGGCTTATGTATTCACACGCAACGCAAGCGTGTGGACGCAGCAGGCCTATCTCAAGCCCGCCGCCGTGGGCACCACGCAGGCGGGTGACGGGTTCGGCGTTGCGGTGGCCATCGAGGGCGACACGGTGCTCGTCGGGGCTAGCGCGGAGGACAGCAACACGACCGGCGTGAACAGCACGCCAAACGAGAGCTCCGCCCTGGCCGGTGCGGCCTACGTCTTCACGAGCAGCGCCGGCATCTGGACGCAGCAGGCTTATTTAAAGCCAGCCGCCGTCGGCGCTACGCAGTCAAATGACCGTTTTGGCGGATCGGTGGCGGTCGATGGCGACACAGTAATCGTCGGGGCTTACGGGGAGGACAGCAACACGACAGGGGTGAACTCCACGCCCAACGAGAGTTCCGGCGCTGCCGGCGCGGCTTACGTCTTATCCGGACTTGGGCCGGCATCACCGACCCCAACGGATACGCCGACAAGCACGCCTACGAATACTCCAACTCACACGGCGACGAACACTCAGACGGCAACATCTACTGCTACGGATACACCGACCCCAACTGCTACAGAAACATTTACTCCGACAGCAACGGCAACAGAAACTTTTACTCCGACGGCAACGGCAACGGAGACGTTCACGCCGACCTCAACCTCAACCGAGACAACCACACCGACAGCGACGGGAACTCCCAGTGCGACCGCATCATTTACTCCAACTCCCGGAAACTGTGTCACTGCCCCCGCTAATCTCGTTGGATGGTGGCGTGGTGAGGGAAGCGGCGAGTGA
- a CDS encoding ATP-binding cassette domain-containing protein yields the protein MEENENNLISLQDLKVHYRSGGGLFSAAKTVKAVDGVSLDIKKGETLGLVGESGCGKSTLGKAILRLTEPTGGKVFYNGKDLAHLPQSAMRDQRKHLQMIFQDPYASLNPRMTVGNIIGEPIRTFGLAKGKSVESHVQELMETVGLSRRFVKRYPHEFSGGQRQRIGIARALAVDPSFIVADEPISALDVSIQAQIMNLMERLQAEKNLTYLFISHDLRAVRHLSDRVAVMYLGRIVELADGKEIYRDPLMPYTQALISAVPVPDPEIESKRERIILKGDVPSPINPPTGCHFHTRCQFAIPECSTTVPQLVEIKPKHFAACIRISPEHPNIKENADANHGAFNVTR from the coding sequence ATGGAAGAAAACGAAAACAACCTGATCTCTCTCCAAGATCTAAAAGTTCATTACCGCTCCGGCGGCGGGCTGTTTAGTGCGGCCAAAACTGTAAAAGCGGTTGACGGTGTATCGCTCGATATCAAGAAAGGCGAAACGCTCGGTCTCGTTGGCGAATCCGGCTGCGGCAAATCGACTCTTGGCAAAGCGATTCTTAGACTTACCGAACCAACCGGCGGCAAAGTATTTTACAACGGCAAGGACCTTGCACATCTGCCTCAATCGGCAATGCGCGACCAGCGAAAGCATCTGCAGATGATCTTCCAAGATCCGTACGCTTCGCTAAATCCGCGAATGACCGTCGGCAACATTATCGGCGAACCGATCCGCACTTTTGGCCTTGCAAAAGGGAAGTCAGTCGAATCGCATGTGCAGGAATTGATGGAGACGGTCGGCCTCAGCCGCCGCTTTGTAAAGCGTTACCCGCACGAGTTTTCCGGCGGCCAGCGCCAGCGTATAGGCATCGCGCGTGCATTGGCAGTTGACCCGTCCTTTATCGTCGCCGACGAACCGATCTCGGCTCTCGACGTTTCGATCCAGGCACAGATAATGAACCTGATGGAACGCCTTCAGGCCGAAAAGAATCTGACGTATCTTTTCATTTCGCACGATCTGCGTGCCGTTCGCCATCTTTCCGACCGCGTCGCCGTGATGTATCTCGGCCGCATCGTCGAACTCGCCGACGGCAAAGAAATTTACCGCGATCCGCTGATGCCCTACACACAGGCCCTCATCTCCGCCGTGCCAGTCCCCGACCCCGAGATCGAATCAAAACGCGAACGCATCATTTTGAAAGGCGACGTTCCGTCACCGATCAATCCGCCAACCGGCTGCCATTTCCACACCCGCTGCCAATTCGCGATCCCCGAATGCAGCACGACCGTTCCACAACTAGTCGAGATAAAACCCAAACACTTCGCCGCCTGCATCCGCATCAGCCCTGAGCATCCAAACATCAAAGAAAACGCCGACGCAAACCATGGAGCCTTCAACGTCACACGCTAG
- a CDS encoding ABC transporter ATP-binding protein has protein sequence MSEQNGTILSVNDLKTYFMTEDGVVKAVDGITFELKKGETLGIVGESGSGKSVTNLSVMRLIPEPPGKIAGGKIVFDGIDVLGLPIDEVRKIRGKRMAMIFQDPMTSLNPFLKISTQLMEVTRLHLGHDKKQARAHAIKMLQTVGISDAEERINSYPHEFSGGMRQRVMIAMALSCDPELLIADEPTTALDVTIQAQILELIKDLRSRMGTSVILITHDLGVVAGMTDKIIVMYAGKVFEQAPTRELFATPANPYTKGLLKSVPDPAHEQGKELYQIPGLPPDVAHLPLGCPFAERCERAEDLCRREFPPFVQINEGHHSLCHFASDVFAESKKEKLAADVRR, from the coding sequence ATGAGCGAACAGAACGGCACAATTTTATCCGTCAACGATCTGAAGACCTATTTCATGACCGAGGACGGCGTTGTTAAGGCGGTTGACGGCATCACGTTTGAGCTGAAAAAGGGAGAGACGCTGGGCATTGTCGGTGAGTCGGGCAGTGGTAAGTCGGTGACCAATCTTTCGGTGATGAGGCTTATTCCTGAGCCGCCGGGAAAGATCGCGGGCGGCAAGATCGTGTTTGACGGGATCGATGTGCTTGGCCTTCCTATCGACGAAGTGCGAAAGATACGCGGCAAGCGGATGGCGATGATCTTTCAGGACCCGATGACATCGCTCAACCCATTTCTAAAGATCTCGACGCAGTTGATGGAGGTCACGCGGCTTCATCTCGGTCACGACAAGAAACAGGCGCGAGCGCATGCGATCAAAATGCTGCAAACGGTCGGCATCTCCGACGCCGAAGAGCGGATCAACAGTTATCCGCACGAATTTTCCGGTGGTATGCGCCAGCGTGTGATGATCGCGATGGCGCTCAGCTGCGATCCCGAATTACTGATCGCGGATGAGCCGACAACGGCGCTCGATGTAACTATTCAGGCGCAGATACTCGAACTTATCAAAGATCTAAGATCGCGGATGGGCACGAGCGTCATACTAATTACGCACGACCTCGGCGTTGTTGCCGGAATGACCGACAAGATAATTGTGATGTATGCCGGCAAGGTTTTTGAACAGGCTCCGACGCGCGAACTTTTCGCAACACCTGCAAATCCATATACAAAGGGTTTGCTAAAAAGTGTCCCTGACCCGGCGCACGAACAAGGGAAAGAACTATATCAAATTCCCGGATTGCCGCCGGACGTTGCGCACCTGCCGCTGGGTTGTCCGTTTGCCGAGCGGTGCGAACGCGCCGAAGATCTGTGCCGCCGCGAATTTCCGCCGTTCGTTCAGATAAACGAAGGCCATCATTCGCTCTGTCATTTTGCGAGCGACGTTTTTGCCGAATCGAAGAAAGAGAAATTGGCCGCAGATGTACGCAGATAA
- a CDS encoding ABC transporter permease yields the protein MAENVEIVKGSSLWRDAWKRLLRNKLAVVGMVVLAIMVVAVIIGPAIIYWTTGYTFDMIPTDRSLVKAMPPSLQHLMGTDDAGRDIFARVLQGGRISLMVGVISTTVSLIIGVSYGATAGYLGGRIDNLMMRIVDILYSIPYILIVIVLLSVFGGPSTPAWIQWISSTLGGAGNQGLSQIFLLFFALGLVSWLTMARVVRGQILSLKNQEFVMAAKATGVSTIGIIFRHLIPNALGPVIVYATLTVPSVMLTEAFLSYLGLGVQAPFASWGSLAADGVKNIAIFPWQLLFPGLTMALTLFSLNFLGDGLRDALDPQTRKF from the coding sequence ATGGCGGAGAATGTAGAAATAGTTAAAGGGAGTTCGCTGTGGCGCGATGCGTGGAAGCGCCTTTTGCGAAACAAACTCGCTGTCGTGGGCATGGTCGTTCTTGCGATCATGGTCGTCGCGGTTATCATCGGCCCCGCTATAATTTACTGGACAACAGGATACACCTTTGACATGATCCCGACCGACAGGTCGTTAGTTAAGGCAATGCCGCCTTCGCTGCAGCACCTTATGGGAACGGACGATGCCGGGCGCGATATTTTTGCACGTGTGCTGCAGGGCGGACGCATCTCGCTAATGGTCGGTGTTATTTCGACAACCGTTTCGCTTATCATCGGCGTATCTTACGGAGCAACCGCCGGTTATCTCGGCGGTCGCATCGACAACTTAATGATGCGCATCGTCGATATTCTCTATTCCATTCCTTATATATTGATCGTGATCGTTTTGCTTTCTGTATTCGGCGGGCCAAGCACGCCGGCTTGGATACAGTGGATCTCGTCCACTTTGGGCGGAGCGGGAAATCAAGGTTTGAGCCAGATATTTTTATTGTTTTTTGCACTCGGACTCGTTTCGTGGTTGACGATGGCACGCGTAGTTCGCGGTCAGATATTGAGTCTCAAAAATCAGGAATTTGTAATGGCAGCAAAGGCGACGGGCGTTTCGACCATTGGAATTATTTTCCGTCATCTCATTCCGAATGCTCTTGGGCCGGTGATAGTTTACGCAACACTCACCGTGCCGAGTGTTATGCTGACCGAGGCATTTCTCTCGTATCTTGGGCTTGGTGTTCAGGCTCCATTTGCTTCGTGGGGAAGCCTCGCTGCTGACGGTGTGAAGAACATTGCGATATTCCCTTGGCAACTTTTGTTCCCCGGTTTGACGATGGCATTGACGTTATTTTCACTTAATTTTCTTGGTGATGGTTTGCGAGACGCGTTGGATCCGCAGACGCGAAAATTCTAA
- a CDS encoding ABC transporter permease, producing the protein MLSFIIRRLLIIIPMALLVVTLTWGLIRLAPGNFYTSEKKLPAAVEANIRKKYGLDLPWYQQYGMMMSNIVRGDFGDSVKYQGQSVNEIIKRHLPYSATIGLLGYLLALAIGLTAGTVAALKQNSAFDYGSMSLAMLGLSVPNFVLGPILVLIFGFWLYWFPPARWGGIESLVLPVCSLAAIYAAYIARLTRAGMLEVMRSDFIRTARAKGLDEKTVLFRHAIRGGLIPVISFTGPALAALLAGTVVVEKVFAIPGLGNIFIQSVLNRDEPLTLGIVAFLSILIMIFNLIVDISYGFLDPRIRYE; encoded by the coding sequence ATGCTGAGTTTCATCATTCGCAGATTACTGATAATCATCCCAATGGCGTTGCTCGTCGTAACGCTGACGTGGGGCTTGATCAGGCTCGCACCCGGCAATTTTTATACAAGCGAAAAGAAACTGCCTGCTGCTGTCGAAGCAAACATTCGAAAAAAGTATGGCCTCGATCTGCCGTGGTATCAGCAATACGGCATGATGATGTCGAATATCGTTCGTGGCGATTTTGGCGACTCGGTTAAGTATCAAGGGCAATCAGTAAACGAAATTATAAAGCGGCACTTACCCTATTCGGCGACGATCGGCCTGCTTGGTTATCTACTCGCTCTCGCAATCGGATTGACCGCTGGAACGGTTGCCGCATTAAAGCAGAATTCGGCATTTGATTACGGATCGATGTCGTTAGCAATGCTTGGGCTGTCAGTCCCGAATTTTGTTCTCGGGCCTATTCTCGTGCTCATTTTTGGTTTCTGGTTGTATTGGTTTCCGCCTGCGCGATGGGGCGGGATCGAATCGCTCGTGCTGCCGGTTTGTTCACTTGCCGCGATCTATGCGGCCTACATCGCGCGGCTGACGCGGGCCGGAATGCTCGAAGTGATGCGTTCTGATTTTATCCGCACGGCCAGAGCAAAAGGGTTGGACGAGAAGACTGTTTTGTTTCGTCATGCAATCCGCGGCGGTTTGATTCCCGTGATCTCGTTCACCGGCCCCGCTCTTGCAGCATTGCTCGCCGGAACAGTTGTCGTGGAAAAAGTTTTTGCGATTCCCGGGCTCGGTAATATTTTTATCCAGTCGGTGCTCAATCGCGACGAACCGCTGACGCTCGGCATCGTTGCGTTTCTTTCGATCCTGATAATGATATTTAATCTGATCGTCGATATCAGCTACGGATTTTTAGATCCGCGTATTCGTTACGAGTAA
- a CDS encoding peptide ABC transporter substrate-binding protein yields the protein MAATRFRRSQMLAAFFVLSSVLAGCSSSAGSRYFGKTVAPKDKVLRYVSGSEPETLDPQLPDGQPEARIFMALYDGLVEYGPKDQQPIPAIAKSWEINPNLDEFIFHLRDNAKWSDGKPITASDFVYSMRRGFAPETISRTAIALGGVIKYAEAFNAEAVFVKKGDKFLLESDLAVEGESKAVLPFGPDTEFHKAVNATRVTLDGDEKKRSKQLDADPKLKAAVEGAEFVPVKAEDIGVEAIDDYTLRITLRQSTPYFVGMLAHQYFRFVPRQAIEKYGKEWSRPEHIVTCGAFRVKEHRPYDKLVVEKDPNYWDAANVHLDRIEFYPLEENATILNLYKAGSIDAFLNHTVLTSWINDVRSYKDEYMNFPEAATAYYSMNMKKPPFDQVKVRRAFLLGLDREAVSSFRKVTQPLYGKVPTGIFPAYDKAAAKVSEELRAEKGVSSDVWSNRYKFNADEARKLLGEAGFPVQKNGDTFSCPSFPTDRVSITFNTNENNKAIAEFVQAQWKQNLGITIPLKTMEFKTYLPYFKSLQYEGFAQFLWSGDYMDPYTFLGLQYGEENEGGSGFHETKYDKMLDDANRELDPEKRLEILARAEEYLMEQLPMIPLTVNATNWMKKPYVKGMYPNPGTLIAWKFVYIERDPTNWDKNVASIMTIPDPQFEKQLQDLESTQKAVAK from the coding sequence ATGGCCGCAACAAGATTCCGCCGATCTCAAATGCTTGCCGCTTTTTTCGTCTTAAGCTCGGTTCTTGCGGGGTGTTCATCGTCTGCAGGCAGCCGATATTTTGGAAAGACTGTTGCGCCTAAAGATAAGGTCCTTCGCTACGTGAGTGGCTCAGAGCCGGAAACGCTCGACCCACAGCTTCCCGACGGCCAGCCGGAAGCTCGCATATTTATGGCGCTTTACGATGGTCTTGTCGAATACGGCCCAAAGGACCAGCAGCCGATACCGGCAATCGCAAAAAGCTGGGAGATAAATCCGAATCTTGACGAATTCATTTTTCATCTTCGTGACAATGCAAAATGGAGCGACGGAAAACCCATAACCGCGAGTGATTTCGTTTACAGTATGCGTCGCGGTTTTGCTCCCGAGACGATCTCACGAACTGCGATTGCGCTCGGCGGTGTGATCAAGTATGCCGAGGCCTTCAATGCTGAAGCGGTCTTTGTGAAAAAGGGCGACAAGTTTCTTCTAGAGAGCGATCTGGCAGTTGAGGGTGAGTCAAAAGCTGTTCTGCCATTTGGTCCTGATACCGAATTTCATAAAGCCGTAAACGCGACGCGTGTCACGCTCGACGGCGATGAAAAGAAACGCTCAAAGCAATTGGACGCCGATCCGAAGCTAAAAGCTGCAGTCGAAGGTGCGGAATTTGTTCCCGTTAAAGCAGAAGACATCGGCGTCGAGGCTATCGACGATTACACGCTTCGCATAACGTTAAGGCAAAGCACGCCGTATTTTGTCGGCATGCTCGCTCATCAGTATTTTCGTTTTGTGCCGCGTCAGGCTATTGAAAAATATGGCAAGGAATGGTCGCGTCCCGAGCACATCGTTACCTGCGGAGCATTTCGAGTAAAGGAACATCGTCCGTACGACAAACTCGTTGTTGAAAAAGATCCAAATTATTGGGACGCTGCAAATGTGCACCTTGACCGCATTGAGTTTTACCCGCTCGAAGAAAACGCGACCATTCTAAATCTTTACAAGGCAGGATCGATCGATGCATTTCTCAATCACACGGTTCTGACATCGTGGATAAATGATGTGCGCAGCTACAAGGATGAGTACATGAATTTTCCTGAGGCTGCGACTGCTTATTACTCGATGAACATGAAAAAGCCGCCGTTTGACCAGGTGAAGGTCAGACGGGCGTTTTTGTTAGGACTCGACCGCGAAGCTGTTTCCAGTTTTCGTAAAGTCACGCAGCCTTTATACGGAAAAGTTCCGACAGGAATCTTTCCTGCGTACGACAAGGCGGCCGCAAAGGTTAGCGAAGAACTACGTGCCGAAAAAGGTGTTTCATCCGACGTATGGTCGAATAGATATAAGTTCAACGCGGACGAAGCTCGAAAGTTGCTCGGCGAAGCCGGTTTTCCGGTGCAGAAGAATGGTGACACATTCTCGTGTCCGAGTTTTCCGACCGACCGAGTTTCGATCACGTTCAATACAAATGAGAACAATAAGGCGATCGCCGAATTTGTTCAGGCACAGTGGAAGCAGAATCTCGGCATAACGATCCCGCTCAAGACGATGGAGTTTAAGACCTATCTGCCTTACTTCAAATCGCTGCAGTACGAAGGGTTTGCGCAGTTCCTGTGGTCGGGCGATTACATGGACCCGTACACTTTTCTTGGGCTTCAGTACGGCGAGGAAAATGAAGGCGGTTCGGGATTTCACGAAACGAAATACGACAAGATGCTCGACGATGCAAACCGCGAACTTGACCCTGAAAAACGGTTGGAAATTTTGGCGCGTGCCGAGGAATATTTGATGGAGCAATTGCCGATGATCCCGCTCACGGTCAATGCGACAAACTGGATGAAAAAGCCTTACGTCAAGGGAATGTATCCAAATCCCGGCACGTTAATAGCTTGGAAATTTGTTTATATTGAGCGCGATCCGACGAATTGGGATAAGAACGTTGCAAGTATAATGACGATTCCCGATCCGCAGTTTGAAAAACAATTGCAGGATCTTGAAAGCACGCAAAAGGCAGTCGCAAAATAA